Proteins encoded in a region of the Sebastes fasciatus isolate fSebFas1 chromosome 9, fSebFas1.pri, whole genome shotgun sequence genome:
- the LOC141773901 gene encoding multiple inositol polyphosphate phosphatase 1-like — MLTFLWKSTVFHLLIISCCLLNYVIPEDNPDIPAIAKYFNTKGRYEEVNPYLIEDILAVNRSILQPPSTQCQEIHLTAIIRHGTRYPTSKIVKEMQQLSNIVLHNASGIESWLPEIQTQWTIRYTEDMDGRLVQKGVNDHKHLAVRLSKLFPSLISEEKLRGGFIKFMTSSKHRCINSTLSFKAGLTELWAITDKEFDHEVNDTLMRFFDQCTRFVQEVDNNPSALSEVDKFKQGPEMRRVQEKVADRLGAPHSLITQDMAEAAFYLCAYEFAIKAVNSPWCQLFDEDDAKVMDYASDLREFWKRGYGYDINSKSSCILFHDVFSRLNKAASENKSGQQVTEAVTVQVGHADTLLPLLTLLGFFKDSDALNSTNYATQTQRSFRTSHMLPYAANLLLVLYDCGGGNLRLQPLLNEKPVTFPGLNEQQASMPLYQDVRENYKELLQGCDFEAECRLFKSPA, encoded by the exons ATGCTGACATTTCTTTGGAAATCCACTGTCTTTCATCTCCTCATCATCTCCTGCTGTTTACTTAATTATGTGATTCCTGAGGACAATCCAGACATACCAGCAATCGCTAAATATTTCAACACGAAAGGGAGGTATGAGGAAGTGAACCCGTATCTCATTGAGGACATACTTGCTGTAAACAGATCTATTTTACAGCCTCCATCTACACAATGTCAAGAAATTCATCTGACTGCGATAATAAGACACGGCACGAGGTACCCAACGAGCAAAATTGTCAAGGAGATGCAGCAGCTCTCCAACATCGTCCTACACAATGCCTCGGGCATAGAGAGCTGGCTGCCTGAGATCCAGACCCAGTGGACAATACGGTACACGGAGGACATGGACGGCCGACTCGTCCAGAAAGGTGTGAACGATCACAAGCACCTGGCCGTCAGGCTGTCAAAGCTGTTCCCATCACTGATCTCAGAGGAGAAGCTCCGAGGTGGATTCATCAAATTCATGACCAGCTCAAAGCACAGATGTATCAACAGCACACTGTCTTTCAAAGCAGGACTCACAGAGCTGTGGGCTATTACAG ATAAGGAGTTTGACCATGAAGTGAATGATACTCTCATGAGGTTTTTTGACCAGTGCACCAGGTTTGTGCAGGAAGTTGATAACAACCCCTCAGCTCTGTCAGAGGTGGACAAGTTCAAGCAGGGACCGGAGATGAGGAGGGTCCAGGAGAAGGTTGCAGACCGTCTCGGAGCGCCGCACAGTCTCATCACACAAG ATATGGCTGAGGCTGCATTTTACCTGTGTGCTTATGAATTTGCAATCAAGGCGGTAAACTCGCCTTGGTGTCAACTCTTCGATGAGGATGATGCAAAG GTTATGGATTACGCAAGTGACCTGAGGGAATTCTGGAAAAGAGGCTACGGTTATGACATTAACAGCAAGTCAAGCTGCATTCTCTTCCACGATGTGTTTAGCCGACTGAACAAAGCAGCCAGCGAGAACAA GTCAGGCCAGCAGGTGACTGAGGCTGTGACAGTCCAGGTGGGCCATGCAGACACCCTCTTGCCACTGCTCACCCTCCTGGGCTTCTTCAAGGACAGCGATGCCCTGAATTCCACCAACTACGCCACACAGACACAACGCTCCTTCCGCACCAGCCACATGTTACCCTATGCAGCTAACTTACTCCTGGTGCTATACGACTGTGGGGGAGGCAACCTGAGACTGCAGCCGCTGCTCAACGAGAAGCCTGTCACTTTCCCCGGTTTGAATGAGCAGCAGGCCTCCATGCCGCTCTATCAAGACGTCAGAGAGAACTACAAGGAGCTGCTCCAAGGCTGTGACTTTGAGGCCGAGTGTCGGTTGTTCAAGAGTCCTGCTTAA
- the LOC141773917 gene encoding multiple inositol polyphosphate phosphatase 1-like: protein MPNAFWKTIIHLTIITGFCCCLDVNSWENENIPAIAKYFTTKGRYEEVNPYLIEDILAVNKSILQPPSAQCQPIHLTAIIRHGTRYPTGKNVKKMQKLYALVRSSAVGTESWLQEIQNQWRMWYTEDMDGRLVQKGVDDHKHLAVRLSKLFPSLISEEKLRDGFITFMTSSKHRCVNSTLSFKAGLTELWAITDTEFDHAVNDALMRFFDHCTRFVQEVDNNPSALSEVDKFKEGPEMKRVTEKIADRLGVNYNSITADMAEAAFYLCAYEFAIKTVNSPWCQLFDEVDAQVMEYANDLKQFWKRAYGHDINSKSSCILFHDVFSRLKKAANENRSGKQVTEAVTVQVGHAETLLPLLTLLGFFKDSDALTSTNFAAQTQRSFRTSHFLPYAANLLFVLYDCGGGNLRLQPLLNENPVTFPGLTEQQASVPRYEDVRENYRELLGGCDFEDECRLFNGPA from the exons ATGCCGAACGCATTTTGGAAAACAATTATTCATCTCACCATCATAACTGGCTTTTGCTGCTGTTTGGATGTAAACTCTTGGGAAAATGAGAACATACCAGCAATCGCCAAATACTTCACCACGAAGGGGAGGTATGAGGAAGTGAACCCGTATCTCATAGAGGACATCCTCGCTGTGAACAAATCCATCCTGCAGCCTCCATCCGCACAATGTCAACCAATCCATCTGACCGCCATCATAAGACACGGCACCAGGTACCCGACCGGCAAAAACGTCAAGAAGATGCAGAAGCTTTACGCGTTAGTGAGGAGCAGCGCGGTTGGTACGGAGAGCTGGCTGCAGGAGATCCAGAACCAGTGGAGGATGTGGTACACTGAGGACATGGACGGCAGACTCGTCCAGAAAGGTGTGGACGATCACAAGCACCTGGCCGTCAGGCTGTCAAAGCTGTTCCCATCACTGATCTCAGAGGAGAAGCTCAGAGATGGATTCATCACATTCATGACCAGCTCAAAGCACAGGTGTGTCAACAGCACACTGTCCTTCAAGGCAGGACTCACGGAGCTGTGGGCTATTACTG ATACGGAGTTTGACCATGCAGTGAACGATGCTCTCATGAGGTTTTTTGACCACTGCACCAGGTTTGTGCAGGAAGTTGATAACAACCCCTCAGCTCTGTCAGAGGTGGACAAGTTCAAGGAGGGACCAGAGATGAAGAGGGTCACGGAGAAGATCGCAGACCGTCTCGGAGTCAACTACAATAGCATCACAGCTG ATATGGCCGAAGCTGCATTTTATTTGTGTGCTTATGAGTTTGCCATCAAGACTGTGAACTCCCCCTGGTGTCAGCTTTTTGATGAGGTCGATGCACAA GTTATGGAGTACGCAAATGACCTGAAACAATTCTGGAAAAGAGCCTATGGTCATGATATTAACAGCAAGTCGAGCTGCATTCTCTTCCATGACGTGTTTAGTCGGCTGAAGAAAGCAGCCAACGAGAACAG GTCAGGCAAGCAGGTGACTGAGGCTGTGACAGTTCAGGTCGGCCATGCAGAGACCCTCTTGCCACTGCTCACCCTCCTGGGCTTCTTCAAGGACAGCGATGCCCTGACTTCCACCAACTTCGCCGCACAGACACAACGCTCCTTTCGCACCAGCCACTTTTTACCCTATGCAGCTAACTTACTCTTTGTGCTATACGACTGTGGGGGAGGCAACCTGAGACTGCAGCCGCTGCTCAACGAGAATCCTGTGACTTTCCCCGGTTTGACTGAGCAGCAGGCCTCCGTGCCGCGCTATGAAGACGTCAGAGAGAACTACAGGGAGCTGCTCGGAGGCTGTGACTTTGAGGACGAGTGTCGGTTGTTCAACGGTCCTGCTTAA
- the LOC141773902 gene encoding bifunctional 3'-phosphoadenosine 5'-phosphosulfate synthase 2-like, whose translation MSGVKKLRTDLNRSTNVSYQAHHVSRSKRGQIVGSRGGFRGCTIWLTGLSGAGKTTISFALEEFLVSHAIPCYSLDGDNIRHGLNKNLGFSAEDREENIRRVAEVAKLFADAGLVCVTSFISPYGKDRDEARKIHAGAGLPFFEVFIHASLEVCESRDVKGLYKKARAGEIKGFTGIDSEYERPEASDLVLKTGELTVNECLHQVLELLREQNIVPGEIMEEVNELFVTENKLNLAVADADTLPTISITKLDLQWVQVLSEGWASPLKGFMREREFLQVLHFGSLLDGGAINLSVPIVLPVSAEVKRDLDGCAAIALEYQGSRVAILRNPEFYPHRKEERSARQWGTTCPQHPYIKMVMEGGDWLVGGDLEVLERIKWNDGLDHYRLTPQELKQKFKDMKADAVFAFQLRNPVHNGHALLMQDTKRRLLERGYKNPVLLLHPLGGWTKDDDVPLEWRMKQHAAVLDEGILDPASTIVAIFPSPMMYAGPTEVQWHCRARMIAGANFYIVGRDPAGMPHPETKQDLYDPTHGSKVLTMAPGLTSVEIIPFRVAAYNKSKKAMDFYDKERHAEFEFISGTKMRNMARSGDNPPDGFMAHKAWKVLVNYYTSLQKDK comes from the exons ATGTCTGGAGTGAAGAAGCTTCGTACG GATCTCAACAGGTCGACCAATGTCTCGTACCAGGCCCACCATGTCAGCCGGAGCAAGAGAGGGCAGATCGTGGGCAGCAGGGGAGGCTTCAGAGGCTGTACCATCTGGCTCACCG gtTTGTCAGGTGCCGGGAAGACCACCATCAGTTTTGCCCTGGAAGAGTTCCTCGTGTCCCACGCTATTCCTTGCTACTCATTGGACGGAGACAACATTCGCCACGGCCTGAACAAGAATCTGGGCTTCTCCGCCGAAGACCGCGAGGAGAACATCCGTCGCGTTGCCGAGGTGGCCAAACTGTTCGCAGACGCTGGGCTGGTGTGCGTCACCAGTTTCATCTCTCCTTACGGCAAG GATCGTGATGAGGCGAGGAAGATCCACGCAGGCGCCGGACTGCCGTTTTTCGAGGTGTTTATTCACGCTTCTCTGGAGGTGTGTGAGAGCAGGGATGTGAAAGGGCTTTACAAGAAGGCTCGCGCCGGAGAGATTAAAG GTTTCACCGGAATTGACTCAGAGTACGAACGTCCCGAGGCATCAGATCTAGTGCTGAAAACCGGGGAGCTCACAGTGAATGAGTGCCTCCACCAGGTGTTGGAGCTGCTCAGGGAGCAG AATATTGTACCAGGCGAGATCATGGAGGAGGTGAATGAACTCTTTGTTACGGAGAACAAGCTGAACCTTGCTGTGGCTGACGCAGACACGCTCCCCACCATCAGCATCACCAAG TTGGATCTACAGTGGGTGCAGGTCCTGTCAGAAGGCTGGGCTAGCCCTCTGAAGGGCTtcatgagagagagggagttcCTCCAGGTCTTACACTTTGGCAGCCTGCTGGATG GTGGGGCCATCAACCTGTCTGTTCCCATCGTCCTGCCTGTCAGCGCTGAGGTCAAGCGGGACCTGGACGGTTGTGCAGCCATAGCTCTGGAGTACCAGGGTTCACGCGTGGCTATTCTCAGGAACCCCGAGTTCTACCCACACCGCAAGGAGGAGCGCAGCGCCAGACAGTGGGGCACCACTTGTCCACAGCACCCTTACATTAAG ATGGTTATGGAGGGAGGCGATTGGCTGGTAGGTGGTGACCTGGAGGTGCTGGAGCGAATCAAATGGAACGACGGACTCGACCATTACCGCCTCACTCCGCAGGAGCTCAAGCAGAAGTTCAAAGACATGAAAGCAG ATGCAGTATTCGCGTTCCAGCTGCGCAACCCGGTCCACAACGGTCACGCCCTGCTGATGCAGGACACCAAGCGCCGTCTGCTGGAGCGAGGCTACAAGAATCCAGTCCTCCTGCTTCACCCGCTCGGCGGCTGGACCAAAGATGACGACGTGCCGCTGGAGTGGCGGATGAAGCAGCACGCGGCTGTCCTGGACGAGGGCATCTTGGACCCAGCCAGCACCATTGTTGCCATCTTCCCATCGCCTATGATGTACGCTGGACCAACAGAG GTTCAGTGGCACTGTAGAGCCAGAATGATCGCCGGAGCCAACTTCTACATTGTTGGCAGAGACCCTGCTGGCATGCCCCATCCGGAGACTAAGCAGGACCTGTATGACCCCACTCACGGAAGCAAGGTCCTCACCATGGCCCCGGGCCTCACCTCTGTGGAGATCATCCCCTTCCGGGTCGCTGCCTACAACAAGTCCAAGAAGGCCATGGACTTCTATGACAAAGAGCG ACATGCCGAGTTTGAGTTCATCTCTGGAACCAAGATGAGGAACATGGCTCGGAGCGGAGACAACCCTCCAGATGGTTTCATGGCCCACAAGGCCTGGAAGGTGTTGGTCAACTACTACACCTCTCTGCAGAAAGACAAGTAA